CCTGAGCCCCAACGCCATTCCGATTATTGGCAACGGCTGCGTGGTGAACCTCGAGGCCCTGTTCCAGGAAATCGATGGCCTCGAAGCCCGCGGCGCAGACACCTCCCGCCTCCGCGTCTCAGCGAACGCCCACCTCGTGGCTCCGTACCACCAGGTGCTGGACAAGGTCACCGAGCGTTTCCTCGGCAAGCGCGCCATCGGCACCACGGGCCGCGGCATCGGCCCGGCCTACATGGACAAGGTGGCCCGCCTGGGCATCCGCGTCCAGGACGTCTTCGACGAATCCATCCTCCGCCAGAAGGTGGAAGGTTCGCTCCGCCAGAAGAACGAACTCCTGGTCAAGGTCTACAACCGCCGGGACATCGAGATCGAAGAGATCGTTCAGTACTTCCTGTCCTTCGCCGAGCGCCTGCGCCCGTTGGTGATCGACAGCACCTTCGAACTCAACAACGCTTTGGATGAGGGCAAGGTTGTGCTCATGGAAGGCGGACAGGCAACGTTCCTGGACGTGGACCACGGCACCTACCCGTTCGTGACCTCCTCCAACCCGACGGCCGGCGGCGCCTCGGTGGGCTCGGGCATCGGCCCCACCAGGATCTCCCGCTCCATCGGCATCATCAAGGCGTACACCACCCGCGTCGGCGCCGGCCCGTTCCCCACGGAGCTCTTTGACGAGATGGGCGTCTACCTGCAGAAGACCGGTGGCGAGTTCGGTGTGAACACCGGCCGTCCGCGCCGCTGCGGCTGGTACGACGCCGTCCTGGCCCGCCATGCCTCCCGCGTCAACGGTTTCACGGACTACTTCGTCACCAAGCTGGACGTCCTGACCGGCATCGAGCAGATTCCCGTCTGCGTGGCCTACGACGTTGACGGCGTCCGCCATGACGAGATGCCCATGACGCAGACCGAGTTCCACCACGCGGTGCCGATCTTCGAGTACTTCGACGGCTGGACCGAGGACATCACAGGCGCCCGCACCCTGGAAGACCTGCCCGAGAACGCGCGCAACTACGTGCTGGCCCTCGAGAAGCTCTCCGGTACGCGCTTCTCGGCCATCGGCGTCGGCCCGGACCGCGACCAGACGATCGTTGTCCACGACTTGATCAACGACTAACCCTCGCTGAATTACGACGACGGCGGGTCGCCCTTGGGTTCGAAAGGAACCTTGGGGGCGGCCCGCCGCTGTTGCGAGTGTCATGTACCTTGGGGACTTCTGCCCATTTCCGGGCCCGGGCTGACCCCAATAGGGTGAAATGCACGAGCAATCCAAACAGGGGGTAAAGATGAAGAAGTTCCGTACTGTCCTTGCAACTGCGGCGGTAGGGCTTTCTCTGGGTGCAGGGACGTTGGTGCTCGCCGCGCCGGCGCACGCCGACTACAACACGTACCAGGTAGTCCAGAGCACCAACTCTGCATGCGCGACGAAGCTCCGTGCAGCGATTCAGGCTTATGGCGGCAAAGTCACCAATGTTACCGCGTGCCATTGGAACAAATATCAACAGAAGTACATCGGCAGCTTCGGTTACAACTACTGAGCCTGCCCGAATAGAGCGTTGTCTCCTAAAAAGACGGCCGTCACGTTGGCGGCCGTCTTTCTTATTTCCAAACCCGGGACTAATTCGGCCACCCGCGGGGTTACCTCTTCTTGGGGAACCAGCACGCTTGTGGAGCACCAGCACGGACGCGACGAGTTGAGGACGGTTGAAGGGGTATGAGCACGGAGATCGAGGACGGTGTCGGCTTCCGTTCCAAACGGGGACCGATTCTCATTGCGCTGATGCTGGCTACGGGCTTGGTGGCCATTGACGCAACGATCGTGGCTACGGCGGTCCCGTCCATCGTGGAAGACATCGGCGGCTTCTCTTCTTTCCCTTGGCTGTTTTCGGCGTACTTGCTGGCCCAGGCAGTGTCGGTCCCGGTCTACGCGAAGCTCTCCGATGTCCTGGGCCGGAAGCCGATTATCCTTGCCGGCATCGGGCTCTTCCTGCTCGGCTCCATCTTGTGCGGCCTGGCGTGGAGCATGCCCGCGCTCATCGGCTTCAGGGTGCTGCAGGGCTTGGGCGCAGGTGCGGTGCAGCCGGTGGCGATTACGATTGCCGGCGACATCTACACGTTGGCCGAGCGGGCGAAGGTCCAAGGCTACCTTGCCAGTGTGTGGGCCGTTTCCTCCGTGGTGGGGCCAACGCTCGGCGGCGTCTTCGCATCCTTGGAGATCTGGCGCTGGATCTTCTTCATCAACATTCCCCTGTGCATCCTGGCGGGCTGGGTGCTAGTCCGGACGTTCCACGAGAACGTCGATCGCACCAACCATCGGATCGACTACCTGGGTGCTGCGCTCCTCACCACGGCACTGAGCCTCCTCATTCTCGGCGCACTCGAGGGAGGCCAGGCTTGGGCGTGGAACTCTCCTATCAGCATCGGTGTCTTCGTCATCGGCGCCGTCCTCTTCTCCGCCTTCCTGCTGGTTGAGCGGAAGGCCGCGGAACCGGTCCTTCCGCCGTGGGTGGTCTCCCGCAGGCTGCTGGCCACGACGGCGTTGGTCGCGTTCGGGATCGGTGCCGTGATGCTTGGCCTCACCACGTACGTGCCGACGTTCCTTGAAGGCGCCCTTTCCACCTCGCCGCTCCTGGCCGGGCTGGCATTGGCGGCGCTGACGCTTGGTTGGCCCATCAGTGCATCCCAGGCAGGCCGCTTCTACCTCCGTATCGGGTTCCGGAACACGGCGATCATCGGGATCTTCATTACGGTTGCCGGCACCGGAATCCTGGCCCTCACGGCGTCTTCCCCCAGTGTCCTGCTGGTGGCAGCGGCCTGCTTCGTGGTGGGACTGGGTTTGGGGCTCGTTGCTACTCCGAGCCTCATCGCGGCCCAGACGAGCGTTGAGTGGAACGAGCGCGGCGTGGTCACGGGCACCAACCTGTTTGCCCGATCCATCGGCAGTTCCATCGGCGTCGCGGTTTTCGGCGCCGTTGCCAACGCCATTTATGCCAGTAGCGGCGGGCCCAACCCGCAAAGTACCGGCGCGGCTTCGACGGCAGTTTTCTTTGCAGTGCTCGTCAGCGCTGCGTTGACCGTCGTCGCGGTCCTGGCCATGCCAGGGGAAGCTGCGAAAGGCCGGCAAACTGCGGAAGCCTCCGACCGTGACTCAATGCCTGCGGATATTGGAGCGAAAGCAACCGAGTCGGAACGCTAGACCGAAACCATTGGAAGGACACCGCGTGGAAGAGCTGATCACGGGCACCGTGGAGAAGTTGTTCGAGGGCACTATTTGGGCAGAAGGGCCCGTCTGGATCCCGGCAACCCAAACCGTCCGCTGGAGCGACATCCCCAACAACCGGATCCTCGAATTCCACTCTGAAACCGGCCAAACCCGGGAGTATGCCACCGGCGTCGAGTTCACCAACGGACGGACCCTGGACCGCGACGGCAGCGTCGTCCAGTGCAGCCACGGGAGGCGGCGGGTGGAACGGGATCACGACGGCGTGGTGACGCCTTTGGTGGATTTGTTCGGCAGGCACCGGCTCAATTCGCCCAACGATGTTGTGGTGGCCAGTGACGGCGCGGTGTGGTTCACGGATCCGCCGTACGGCATTCTGCCCGGAACTGTGGAAGGCCATGAGGGCGATCAGGAGTATGGCGGTTGTTATGTTTTTCGCTTCGACCCGGCCACCCCTGAATTGACCGCTGTTGTCACCGACTTGATCCATCCCAACGGTTTAGCATTTTCCCCGGACGAGTCGATCCTTTATGTCGCGGACACCGCCGGCCCGGACCGCGGATCGCCGTACCGCATTGCGGCCTACCCCGTTGAGGACGGGACCTGCGGAACTGGACGAACGTTCGTCGAGCTGGAGGACGACCGGCCTTCGGATGGCTTCCGGGTGGATGTTGAGGGCAGGGTCTGGACGTCCGGTGGAGCCTCGGTCCGTGTCTACGCCCCAGACGGCGGTCTGCTGGCCGCCGTCGAACTTCCCGAGAAGGTGTCCAACCTCTGCTTCGGCGGGCCCGACGGGCAGGATCTCTACATCACGGCTACCACTTCGCTCTACCGCCTTCGGACGGGAACGACGGACTGCACGATCAGTCGCAAGCAAGCCTGATCACATTCCATGGACAGGGTGCTGAGGGGAGGAGCATAATAGTTAGCGGAGCTAATTAGCACTGCTAACTATTATGCCGACCTCAGGAGGCGCCTCCCCTTGACCGGAACCAACGCGAGCGAAACCAACGCGACCGGATCCCATTTGACCGGAGCCATAGCACCAGCCGATCCAATAAACGATCCGGGCGTCCAGCCGGATCTCCTTGCCATCGACCTTCGAACAGCTGTGATGCGCACGTCCCGGCGCCTGCGCATCGAAGCCACGGGTGACGTCATCACTCCGGGTCAATACACCGTGCTCGCCCACCTCAGTGCGGGATCGCAGACGCTGAGGGAGCTCGCTGAGCGTGAGCACGTCCAGGCGCCCTCGATGACCCGCATCGTCAACGCGCTGACGGACCAGGGGTTCGTGTCCCGGCAAGCGCATCCCGGCGACGGCCGGCAGGTGCAGGTCAGCATCACGCAAGCGGGAAGGGAAGCCCTTGCCGAGGCCCGCAGCCAGCGAACGGCATGGCTTGCCCAGCGCGTTGCCGGGCTTAGCGAAGAGGATCGGCTCACGCTGAGCCGGGCGGCCCTCATCATGCAGGAGATGAGTGCCAAGTGAGTGCCATGTTCAAAGCCTTGGAAAACCCCAACTACCGGGTCTGGGCAGGCGGCGCGCTGGTCTCCAACATCGGTACGTGGATGCAACGCGTGGCCCAGGACTGGCTGGTCCTGACCATCCTCACCGACCATTCGGGTACGGCGGTAGGCATCACCACGGCGCTGCAGTTCCTTCCCATGCTGTTGTTCGGTCCCTATGCCGGCGTGCTCGCCGATCGCTACCGCAAGCGCGTCATCTTGCTGTGGACACAGGCTGCCATGGGCATCTGTGGACTCATCGTCGGACTGCTGGTGGTCACCGGAGTGGCTGAACTATGGCACGTCTACATCGCCGCGGCCGCTTTGGGCCTGGCTGCAGCCATGGATGCTCCCGCCCGGCAAGCGTTCGTCTCAGAACTCGTCGGCCCGGAGAAGCTCTCCAACGCCGTAGCCCTCAACTCGGCGTCCTTCAACAGCGCCCGCCTGACCGGTCCGGCGATCGCGGGCGTCCTGATTGCGTGGATCGGCACCGGGCCGGTCTTCATCCTCAATGCTGCGAGCTTCGTTGCCGTCATCATCTCCCTGCTCCGGGTCAAGGTCTCCCAACTGGAGCCGGCCACGCCGGTGGCACGCGGAAAGCACCAGTTCCTCGACGGACTGCAGTATGTGCGCCAACGCCCTGACCTCACGCTGATCATGGTGATGGTGGGCCTGCTGGGCGCTTTCGGCATGAACTTCCCGGTGACCAACTCCCTGATGGCCACAGCAGAGTTCGGCATGGGCCCGGAGGAGTTCGGTGCGCTGGGATCCATTATGGCCATCGGAACCCTGGCCGGTGCGTTGCTGGCAGCGAGGCGCTCGGGTCCCCGGTTGAGGTTCCTGCTGGGAGGGGCCCTGAGCCTGGGCATCTTCACCTTGGCAGCAAGCGTCGCGCCAAGCTTCTGGGTCTACGCAGTGGTGCTGATTCCTGTGGGCCTTGCCTCCATCACATTCCTCAATAGCTGCAACACCACCATCCAGCTGTCCGTGGAGCCACAGTTCCGTGGCCGCGTTCTCGCGTTGTACCTTGCGATCCTGCAGGGCGGCACGGCGATCGGGGCGCCCCTGATGGGATGGATCGGTACCGAATTCGGAGCACGGTGGTCGGTTGCGGCGGGCGGCGCGGTGGTCCTGGTGACCGGTGTGGCGTGCGTGATCCTGGTCAGCCGCCGCAGTGAGAAAACCCTCCGGCAGCACGTCCGCAACGTGTGGACGCGGCGGCGCCCTGCCGAGGCTTCCTAGGCGTGCCGAGCCCCAAAGTGAAGCCGGGTAACGGAACGCATCGCCTGCCCGTGCCAGACTAAAGCCATGCGTTCACGTTCCCAGGCACCGCGCACACCGTCCGATTCCCTCGAAACCGGCCACCCGGCGTCGTCCGTCAAGGAGGGCAGCCGCCACTTGGCTGCAAGGCTCGACGACGCGTGGTTGCGGTTCCAGACCCGCCTCGCCATCCGGAGGGGTCACGTAGTGACGGTCGTTCCGCATACGGGGTATGGAACGACGTCCTGGGTGCGCGTGCTCGCCAGGGTGGTGCGAAGCGATCCACGGGACATCGGCAATTCGGGGAATGGCTCGAAGCGGCCCCTGACGGAGGGGATGCGCGGTTGGCGCAACTTTACTAGCGCGCCGGTAGCGCACGCTGCCGTCCGCATCACGGTGGGCGGAGAAGTCCACGACGTCGAGGCGGACCGCGGGGGAGTGGTGGACGCCCGGATTCCCGCTAACCTGGCGGCTGGTTGGCACAAGGTAAGCCTCCAATCGGGCGAATCCGACGTTGTGGAAGCTCCGGTGCAGATCGTTCCGGACGACGCTGATTTTGGACTCATCTCCGACATTGACGACACCGTGATGGTGACCGCCCTGCCCCGGCCCTTCCTGGCCGCTTGGAACACGTTTGTGCTCAACGAGCACGCCCGCACCCCGACTCCGGGCATGGCGGTGCTCTACGAGAGAATCGTGCGGAGCGCTCCGGAAGCTCCGGTGTTGTATTTGTCCACGGGTGCTTGGAACGTAGCCCCTACCCTTTCCCGCTTCCTCTCGCGCAACCTTTATCCGGCCGGGCCTAAGCTGCTCACGGACTGGGGACCCACGACGGACCGGTGGTTCCGCAGCGGAAGGGAGCACAAGGAGGGAAGCCTGGAACGGCTGGCCGAGGAGTTCCCGCACATCAAATGGCTGTTGGTGGGCGACGATGGCCAGCATGACGTTGCCATTTACACCGAGTTCGCCCAGCGGCATCCGGAGAATGTGTGCGCCATCGCCATCAGGCAGCTGTCAGTCGGCGAGGCGGTCCTTGCCGGTGGCCGGTCATCCGACGCCGGACCGACCCCCGGTGTCCCGTGGATCTATGCACCCGACGGTGCGGGTATGTCCGACCAGCTGGAAGAGCTCGGCATCATTACCAGCGGCCCACGGCCAACAGAGCTGCCGGGCGAGGACGTCCCGGGAGGCGCCGACTAGTCCTTGTGCCGCAGTACTGCCGTCCGCTTCACTTCTGCGCTATCATTTAGTAAGGATACTTACTTTATGGAGGTGGAGGCGATGGGAAAGGCAGACGGTTTATCGGACGGAATGTCCCTGCCCCAGGGAGAGCGCATGTGGTGCTCCCGCTGCCAATCGGACGAGCATCTGGTGCTGCACTCCATTGATTCGGTCCACGCGCACAACGTCGGCCTGTTGGTGGCTGTTGCTTACACCTGCGCCGACTGCGGCCTTGCCCAGTCCCACTTCACTCCCTTGCGCGAAGTGGCTTCGAAATTGAACACGAAGGAAAACCTTGAAGGGCTGATTGTTTTCGGAGACAGCTACCTTCATTGTGGCGATCCCATGGTTCCCATTCCCGTCGAAGTCCGGCGGAGCATCACCGCCAAGCCTGTTGGAGCGGAAGAGCTGGTGCTGCTGGACGTTCGGCTCGGCACCAAAGTCCTGCAGTGCATGGACTGCGGGTTCCGGCTGGAGTTGCCGGCGTAAGCACACACCATGAAAGGAGCCCCGGCGCGTTGCCGGGGCTCCTTTCATATCGAGTCCGGGTCAGGATGAGCTGCGAACAACCGCCCTAGGAGAAGCGGCCCGGGCGGAACGTGGCCAGCATCGGGTGCTTCCGGCCCGTCAGGATCTCCCCGGAGAGCAACTCGCCGGCGATCAGCCCCAGCGTCGCCCCCGAGTGCGTGAACGCAACAAAGCAGCCGGGCACCTGTCCCAGTTCGCCGAACACCGGTTCGCCGTCGCCCGGGATCGGCTTGTAGCCGATCCTCCACGACGCAGGCCTCAACTCCGGATTGCCGTCGATCAGCTTGGACGATTCATCCGCCAGTTCCTGGACGATGTCATCCGGGATAGTGAAGGAACCGTCGGCGTGCTCGGTAATGTGCTCCTCGTACCAGTCATGGTCCAGCGCGAACGTCCGGCCGGGGTTGGGACGCACCGCCGCGCGGGGGGTGTTCATTACGGCGGTCACGCGGTGCTCCACCGGTTTGGTGACAACCAGCATGGACACGGGCGAACCATTGGGGATTTCCACCCCGAGGGGCTTCACCACGCCGGGAGTAGCCGCGCCGCACGCCACGAGGACCGCGTCCGCTGCGTAGGTGGCACCGCCGGAGGTTTCGACGCCGGCGGCCTTGCCGCCGTCGACCGTCACCGAAACCTTGCCCGCGTTAAGGACCAGCCGGCCGCCCAAGGAGTGGAACTCCTCCATGAGGAAATTAACCAGGTCCGGGAGGCTGACCCACCCCTCACCGGGGTTGAAGATGGCGTTCTCAGGAACGGCGCCGGAATCGATGCCAGGGGTGACCTTGGCGATGTCTTCCGGTGCCAGGAGCTTCGAGTCGTAGCCGATCGACTCCTCGTAGGCGTGGCGTGCCTCGGTGGCTTCCTTGTGACCGGCGGCGTTCCACATGAGGCCCCCGCCGAACTGCAACCATTCACGGGTGGGGTCGGCCGCGAACAGGGTGCGGTAGCGGTCCACGCCCGCCACGCGCAGCTGGTGGTACGGCGTTGAGCGCTCGCCGGCCGAATTGAGCCAGGACAATGAGCGTCCGGTGGCTTCGCTGGCCAGGCCCTGTTCGGTCAACAGGGTGACCGAAGCGCCCCCGCGGAGCAGGTGGACAGCGGTGGAAACACCCAGGATGCCGCCTCCGATGACGGCAACGTGCTTGGTGGAGGACATGGTTCTCCCTTTCATCTCAAGGTTGGAAAACTTGCGGGGTCAGGCGTAGGCGTGGATTGACTCGATGACCCGCAGGGTCTCAAGGGCTTCAGCAGCCTGGACAGGCAGTGGGCCGCGGCCGCGCAGCGCAGCGGCGAGTTCGGAATAGAACCGCGGGTAGCTGCCCTTTTCGGGCGGAACAGGCGCGGCGGAGCCGTCCACTCCCAGAAGCCCCCAAGACTCCTGGGGTTCGCTTCCGTAGGAAGGGTCCGACGGCGTGACGCCCGCTGCCAGGGCGGGTTCCTGACCGTCCAGTCCCCACTTGGTGTACCCGGCCTTTGAGCCAAGCACATGGAAGCGGGGGCCCACTTGGGCGGCCATGCCGTTCATCCACAGCCGGGACCGGACGCCCGATTCGTGCCGCAGGGACACAAAAGCTTCAGTGTCGGCGGCCTCTGGATGCGGGCCGTGGTTGGCAGTTTCGCCGTAGCTCTCCGCAACGGGGCCGAACAGCTGGATGGCTTGGTCGATCACGTGCGCTCCGAGGTCATGGAGGATTCCGCCGCCTTCGGCCAGCGTTGCCGAGTCACGCCAATTGCCGAAGCCTTCCGGGCGCCACCACTCGAACCGGGACTCAAAAGTGCGGACTTCTCCGAGGGCTCCCTCGTCCAGCAGCTTCCGCAGCGTCAGGAAGTCGGCGTCCCACCGGCGGTTCTGGAAGACCGTCAGCTGCACCCCGGCGTCGGACGCCCGTGCCAGCAGCTCCTCGCCGTGGGCCGCTGTGGTGACAAAGGGCTTGTCCACCACCAGGTTGAGCCCATGCGCGATTGCCGTAGCCCCGAGTTCCATATGGGTCAGTGGCGGGGTTCCGAGGACCATCAGGTCCAGCTGCCCGGACAAGGCGAACAATTCCTCAGACGTCCCGACGATCCGTGCTTCCGGGTAGAGCCGTGCTGCCTCCGCAGCGCGCCGGGGATCCGCCGTCACGATCACATCCAGCGAATAGGCAGGGTCCGCCGCAATCAGCGGTGCGTGGAAAACCTTGCCGGAGACGCCGAACCCGACGACGGCGGTGCGGATAGGTGCGTTAATCGCGGCGCCCATCACAGGACTTCCGAAAGGAACCGCTGCAGGCGTTCGCTGCGCGGGTTGTCGAACAGTTCAGTGGGCGGGCCCATCTCCACAACTTCTCCTTCGTCCATGAACACCACCTGGTCCGCAACCTTGCGGGCGAAGTTCATCTCATGGGTGACCACCAGCATGGTCATACCGCGTCGTCCAAGTCCGGCCATCAGGTTCAGGACGCCTTTGACCAGCTCCGGGTCCAGGGCGCTGGTTGCTTCGTCGAAAAGCATCACCTCGGGTTCCATGGCCAACGCGCGGGCAATGGCGACGCGCTGCTGCTGGCCGCCGGAAAGGTCCCTCGGACGGTGGTCCGCACGTTCAGCCAGGCCTACTTCGGCAAGCCGGCGCCGCGCCCGTTCCCTGGCCTCCGCCTTGGACATGCCCTTGACGCTCCAGAGCGCCAAGGCCACGTTGTCCAACGCCGTATGGTCAGGAAAAAGGTTGAAGTGCTGGAACACCATGCCGATCCGGGCCCGGAGAATGTCCGGTTTGACCTGCAGAGCGCTTTCTCCGGCCAAGAGGACATCGCCGCTCTTCGGCTCATGCAGGCGGTTCACGCCCCGCAGGAGGGTGGACTTGCCGGAGCCGGAGGGGCCGATGATGCAGGTGGTGGTTCCCGGCGCGACTGTAAGGCTGACATTGCGGAGGACGTCCACATCGCCGTAGGCCATGGTCAGGCTTCGCAGTTCCAGGCTGGAACCGTGGAACTTTTCGATGTCCGGCGCGGTGGTGGCGCTTTTGCTGGTGCCGGCGCTGGTGCTGCTGGTGAGGTTCACGTGTTGCTCCCGGAGATGAGCGGCGAAGCCGCGTCGAGTTCCTTGACTTCCTTCAGGCCGCTGGTCGGGGCTGTGGGACGACGGCGGCCGGTCCGGAACTTGTTGTCGAAGTAGTTGACGAGGTGGGTCAGCGGCACTGTGATCACCAAGTAGAAGATGCCTGCCATGACCAGTGGTGAGAGATTGCCGGACAGCACTGCGGCGTCCTGGCCAACCCTGAACAATTCGCGCTCGCTGACCAGCAGCCCCAGGAAGTACACCAGGGAGGAGTCCTTCACGATGGCGATGAACTGGTTCACCAAGGCAGGGAGTACGCGGCGCACACCTTGCGGCACCACAACCAAGGCCATGGACTTGCTGTAGCTCATGCCCAGGGCGCGGCAGGCTTCGCCTTGGCCCTTGTCCACGCTCAGGATGCCGGCGCGGAAGATTTCCCCGATGTAGGCACTGGCGATGAGGCTCAGGGCGATGATGCCCAGGGGGTAGGGGGAGGGCCCGAAGACCGATTGGCTCAAACGGGCGAATCCCTGCCCGATCAGGAGGATGGTGAGGATGGCGGGCAG
The Paenarthrobacter ureafaciens genome window above contains:
- a CDS encoding MarR family winged helix-turn-helix transcriptional regulator; this translates as MTGTNASETNATGSHLTGAIAPADPINDPGVQPDLLAIDLRTAVMRTSRRLRIEATGDVITPGQYTVLAHLSAGSQTLRELAEREHVQAPSMTRIVNALTDQGFVSRQAHPGDGRQVQVSITQAGREALAEARSQRTAWLAQRVAGLSEEDRLTLSRAALIMQEMSAK
- a CDS encoding MFS transporter, whose product is MSAMFKALENPNYRVWAGGALVSNIGTWMQRVAQDWLVLTILTDHSGTAVGITTALQFLPMLLFGPYAGVLADRYRKRVILLWTQAAMGICGLIVGLLVVTGVAELWHVYIAAAALGLAAAMDAPARQAFVSELVGPEKLSNAVALNSASFNSARLTGPAIAGVLIAWIGTGPVFILNAASFVAVIISLLRVKVSQLEPATPVARGKHQFLDGLQYVRQRPDLTLIMVMVGLLGAFGMNFPVTNSLMATAEFGMGPEEFGALGSIMAIGTLAGALLAARRSGPRLRFLLGGALSLGIFTLAASVAPSFWVYAVVLIPVGLASITFLNSCNTTIQLSVEPQFRGRVLALYLAILQGGTAIGAPLMGWIGTEFGARWSVAAGGAVVLVTGVACVILVSRRSEKTLRQHVRNVWTRRRPAEAS
- a CDS encoding amino acid ABC transporter permease; translated protein: MDWLNTISRTFFDFNAMVEVLPQLLGVGLLNTLIISIAATILGVVMGMVVAVMGISRSKWLRIPARIYTDLFRGLPAILTILLIGQGFARLSQSVFGPSPYPLGIIALSLIASAYIGEIFRAGILSVDKGQGEACRALGMSYSKSMALVVVPQGVRRVLPALVNQFIAIVKDSSLVYFLGLLVSERELFRVGQDAAVLSGNLSPLVMAGIFYLVITVPLTHLVNYFDNKFRTGRRRPTAPTSGLKEVKELDAASPLISGSNT
- a CDS encoding SMP-30/gluconolactonase/LRE family protein, which gives rise to MEELITGTVEKLFEGTIWAEGPVWIPATQTVRWSDIPNNRILEFHSETGQTREYATGVEFTNGRTLDRDGSVVQCSHGRRRVERDHDGVVTPLVDLFGRHRLNSPNDVVVASDGAVWFTDPPYGILPGTVEGHEGDQEYGGCYVFRFDPATPELTAVVTDLIHPNGLAFSPDESILYVADTAGPDRGSPYRIAAYPVEDGTCGTGRTFVELEDDRPSDGFRVDVEGRVWTSGGASVRVYAPDGGLLAAVELPEKVSNLCFGGPDGQDLYITATTSLYRLRTGTTDCTISRKQA
- a CDS encoding App1 family protein → MRSRSQAPRTPSDSLETGHPASSVKEGSRHLAARLDDAWLRFQTRLAIRRGHVVTVVPHTGYGTTSWVRVLARVVRSDPRDIGNSGNGSKRPLTEGMRGWRNFTSAPVAHAAVRITVGGEVHDVEADRGGVVDARIPANLAAGWHKVSLQSGESDVVEAPVQIVPDDADFGLISDIDDTVMVTALPRPFLAAWNTFVLNEHARTPTPGMAVLYERIVRSAPEAPVLYLSTGAWNVAPTLSRFLSRNLYPAGPKLLTDWGPTTDRWFRSGREHKEGSLERLAEEFPHIKWLLVGDDGQHDVAIYTEFAQRHPENVCAIAIRQLSVGEAVLAGGRSSDAGPTPGVPWIYAPDGAGMSDQLEELGIITSGPRPTELPGEDVPGGAD
- a CDS encoding MFS transporter: MSTEIEDGVGFRSKRGPILIALMLATGLVAIDATIVATAVPSIVEDIGGFSSFPWLFSAYLLAQAVSVPVYAKLSDVLGRKPIILAGIGLFLLGSILCGLAWSMPALIGFRVLQGLGAGAVQPVAITIAGDIYTLAERAKVQGYLASVWAVSSVVGPTLGGVFASLEIWRWIFFINIPLCILAGWVLVRTFHENVDRTNHRIDYLGAALLTTALSLLILGALEGGQAWAWNSPISIGVFVIGAVLFSAFLLVERKAAEPVLPPWVVSRRLLATTALVAFGIGAVMLGLTTYVPTFLEGALSTSPLLAGLALAALTLGWPISASQAGRFYLRIGFRNTAIIGIFITVAGTGILALTASSPSVLLVAAACFVVGLGLGLVATPSLIAAQTSVEWNERGVVTGTNLFARSIGSSIGVAVFGAVANAIYASSGGPNPQSTGAASTAVFFAVLVSAALTVVAVLAMPGEAAKGRQTAEASDRDSMPADIGAKATESER
- a CDS encoding amino acid ABC transporter ATP-binding protein, whose protein sequence is MNLTSSTSAGTSKSATTAPDIEKFHGSSLELRSLTMAYGDVDVLRNVSLTVAPGTTTCIIGPSGSGKSTLLRGVNRLHEPKSGDVLLAGESALQVKPDILRARIGMVFQHFNLFPDHTALDNVALALWSVKGMSKAEARERARRRLAEVGLAERADHRPRDLSGGQQQRVAIARALAMEPEVMLFDEATSALDPELVKGVLNLMAGLGRRGMTMLVVTHEMNFARKVADQVVFMDEGEVVEMGPPTELFDNPRSERLQRFLSEVL
- a CDS encoding NAD(P)/FAD-dependent oxidoreductase, producing MSSTKHVAVIGGGILGVSTAVHLLRGGASVTLLTEQGLASEATGRSLSWLNSAGERSTPYHQLRVAGVDRYRTLFAADPTREWLQFGGGLMWNAAGHKEATEARHAYEESIGYDSKLLAPEDIAKVTPGIDSGAVPENAIFNPGEGWVSLPDLVNFLMEEFHSLGGRLVLNAGKVSVTVDGGKAAGVETSGGATYAADAVLVACGAATPGVVKPLGVEIPNGSPVSMLVVTKPVEHRVTAVMNTPRAAVRPNPGRTFALDHDWYEEHITEHADGSFTIPDDIVQELADESSKLIDGNPELRPASWRIGYKPIPGDGEPVFGELGQVPGCFVAFTHSGATLGLIAGELLSGEILTGRKHPMLATFRPGRFS
- a CDS encoding Gfo/Idh/MocA family protein, which produces MGAAINAPIRTAVVGFGVSGKVFHAPLIAADPAYSLDVIVTADPRRAAEAARLYPEARIVGTSEELFALSGQLDLMVLGTPPLTHMELGATAIAHGLNLVVDKPFVTTAAHGEELLARASDAGVQLTVFQNRRWDADFLTLRKLLDEGALGEVRTFESRFEWWRPEGFGNWRDSATLAEGGGILHDLGAHVIDQAIQLFGPVAESYGETANHGPHPEAADTEAFVSLRHESGVRSRLWMNGMAAQVGPRFHVLGSKAGYTKWGLDGQEPALAAGVTPSDPSYGSEPQESWGLLGVDGSAAPVPPEKGSYPRFYSELAAALRGRGPLPVQAAEALETLRVIESIHAYA
- a CDS encoding adenylosuccinate synthase, yielding MPAIVIVGAQWGDEGKGKATDLLGGRVDYVVKPNGGNNAGHTVVVGGEKYELKLLPAGILSPNAIPIIGNGCVVNLEALFQEIDGLEARGADTSRLRVSANAHLVAPYHQVLDKVTERFLGKRAIGTTGRGIGPAYMDKVARLGIRVQDVFDESILRQKVEGSLRQKNELLVKVYNRRDIEIEEIVQYFLSFAERLRPLVIDSTFELNNALDEGKVVLMEGGQATFLDVDHGTYPFVTSSNPTAGGASVGSGIGPTRISRSIGIIKAYTTRVGAGPFPTELFDEMGVYLQKTGGEFGVNTGRPRRCGWYDAVLARHASRVNGFTDYFVTKLDVLTGIEQIPVCVAYDVDGVRHDEMPMTQTEFHHAVPIFEYFDGWTEDITGARTLEDLPENARNYVLALEKLSGTRFSAIGVGPDRDQTIVVHDLIND